A stretch of Rhinoderma darwinii isolate aRhiDar2 chromosome 4, aRhiDar2.hap1, whole genome shotgun sequence DNA encodes these proteins:
- the LOC142761008 gene encoding uncharacterized protein LOC142761008: MYTKQLSFLLDVMQVGPTKDNLEEDEDSDVTQIEEPDVALGTARSTSTPVPAEPTTAENPVCTADEEILPRGKRRRSAKGPTRTEPRQEVDLRVLEHLEKRATETEEGTFCRALSNILKRVPISRQIRCQTALMEVVEIFATHPDPRAMHQAIEFHRRGCDASTYNSVPPAPAATAQGIHHPSYVDSMPLFSQDRVVYGMPGPSQQQYGQMQQGEAVPRSHHEPAPSQSFYNL, translated from the exons ATGTACACAAAACAGCTTTCGTTTCTTCTTGATgtaatgcaggttggccc aaccaaggataatctggaggaagATGAAGACTCTGATGTGACGCAAATTGAAGAGCCTGACGTAGCTTTGGGGactgctaggtccacttccactcctgtgcCAGCAGAACCAACAACAGCGGAGAATCCAGTCTGTACCGCGGACGAAGAAATTCTACCCCGAGGTAAACGTCGACGTTCTGCCAAAGGTCCAACgcgtacagagccaaggcaggaagtCGACTTGCGCGTATTAGAGCACTTGGAGAAAAGAGCTACAGAAACggaagagggcaccttctgtcgcgctctTTCTAATATTCTCAAAAGAGTGCCAATTTCAAGACAGATAAGGTGCCAAACAGCACTAATGGAAGTCGTGGAGATATTTGCGACACATCCGGACCCACGTGCAATGCATCAGGCCATCGAGTTTCATCGACGGGGGTGTGATGCAAGCACCTACAactctgtccctccagcacctgcagcaaccgcgcAAGGCATCCATCATCCGTCATATGTAGACTCAATGCCGCTATTCAGTCAAGATCGAGTGGtttatggcatgccaggaccttctcagcaacagtatgggcaaatgcagcagggggaggcagttccacgatcacatcatgaacctgcaccttcgcaatcattttacaatttataa